Proteins encoded by one window of Aphidius gifuensis isolate YNYX2018 linkage group LG2, ASM1490517v1, whole genome shotgun sequence:
- the LOC122849495 gene encoding uncharacterized protein LOC122849495 → MNNTQFRRCFNPFKLEKHRKINDLRQVPESVRIKYNIDERFRVCTQCRKELNDHIVQTFIPRLYVDQIDENITSLKISVDSQMALNDSDSSSETVYNVPMDLDKGENIEPNANDSQQPQTSRQEFVLSGTSSTSESISKQSSSQFCVSLGTKLPVINQALEMLDCSPIAKKRVEYDSYVQEKVHQVYSNIIQSVGAGHLQTSFDPDEKENARYFRELIDKLKLKFHSADTDRKQKFQILSLLPQD, encoded by the exons ATGAATAACACACAATTTCGTCGTTGTTTTAATCCGTTTAAACTGGAAAAACACAGAAAGATAAATGATTTACGTCAAGTGCCAGAGTCTGTAAGAATAAAGTACAACATTGATGAACGCTTTCGTGTTTGTACACAATGTAGAAAAGAATTAAATGATCATATCGTTCAAACATTTATTCCACGATTATATGTtgatcaaattgatgaaaatattacgAGTTTAAAGATATCAGTAGACAGTCAAATGGCATTAAATGACAGTGATTCGAGTTCTGAAACAGTTTATAATGTTCCAATGGATTTAGATAAAGGTGAAAACATTGAACCCAATGCCAATGATAGCCAGC aACCACAAACATCGAGACAAGAATTTGTGTTATCCGGTACTAGTAGTACATCGGAGAGTATATCGAAACAGTCAAGTAGTCAGTTTTGCGTAAGCTTGGGCACAAAATTGCCCGTAATAAATCAAGCCTTAGAAATGTTGGACTGTTCTCCTATTGCCAAGAAACGAGTTGAATACGATTCGTATGTTCAGGAGAAAGTCCATCAagtatattcaaatataattcagTCAGTTGGAGCTGGTCATCTTCAGACTTCCTTTGACCCTGATGAGAAGGAAAATGCTCGGTATTTCCGAGaattaattgacaaattgAAGCTTAAATTCCATTCAGCTGACACTGACAGGAAACAGAAATTTCAGATATTATCACTTCTCCCTCAAGACTAG